One window from the genome of Nicotiana tomentosiformis chromosome 5, ASM39032v3, whole genome shotgun sequence encodes:
- the LOC104111763 gene encoding uncharacterized protein, with translation MAKQFNVPPVIFPSDGNVGAQHRRPPTAPFQPPKSSNRSIPFMSFDVTSVAASTSFSTPHFASTTIGSGGSTGFEDEPPLLEELGINTKQIYQKTLSILNPFKIKSDLHEDGDLSGPFIFLMSFGLFQLLAGKIHFGIILGWVVVASLFLYVVFNMLEGRNGNLDLYRCVSLIGYCMLPIVILSAISLFLPGGLVIKVLTGVFVVWATRVCTRLLVELASCGDEHRGLIAYACFLIYMLFSLLVIF, from the coding sequence ATGGCGAAACAATTTAACGTTCCGCCGGTTATTTTCCCCTCCGACGGAAACGTGGGCGCACAACACCGCCGTCCTCCGACAGCGCCGTTTCAGCCGCCGAAATCTTCAAACCGTAGCATCCCTTTCATGTCCTTCGACGTTACCTCGGTGGCTGCGTCCACTTCATTTTCAACTCCTCATTTCGCCTCTACCACCATCGGCAGCGGCGGCTCAACTGGCTTTGAAGATGAGCCGCCGTTACTAGAGGAACTCGGGATCAACACAAAGCAAATTTACCAAAAGACCCTGTCCATTCTCAATCCATTTAAAATCAAATCAGATCTTCATGAAGACGGTGACTTATCCGGGCCATTTATATTtttaatgtcatttgggctttTCCAATTACTAGCTGGAAAGATTCATTTTGGGATCATATTGGGCTGGGTTGTAGTGGCTTCGTTGTTTCTCTACGTAGTGTTCAATATGCTTGAGGGTCGAAATGGGAACCTGGATTTATACAGATGTGTTAGCCTGATTGGCTATTGTATGTTGCCAATTGTGATATTATCCGCGATTTCACTGTTTTTGCCTGGTGGATTGGTAATCAAGGTGTTAACGGGAGTTTTTGTTGTATGGGCCACACGGGTTTGTACGAGGCTTTTGGTTGAGCTGGCTTCTTGTGGAGACGAGCATCGTGGGCTGATTGCGTATGCTTGTTTCTTGATTTACATGCTTTTCTCTTTGCTAGTGATATTTTGA